In one window of Thalassotalea agarivorans DNA:
- the ribF gene encoding bifunctional riboflavin kinase/FAD synthetase: protein MQLIRGIHNIKTADFGCVLTIGNFDGVHLGHQRVISALIEKAKASGLPAVVMVFEPQPREVFTPDTAPARLSRLREKYQQLEKLGVDKLLCVNFNLAFAAQSASYFVEHLLVEKMGVRHLIVGDDFHFGKNRQGNYQTLVDAGQRFGFSVTDTKSFMLSDCRISSTEIRQALEKDALNEAQQMLGRPYSIIGRVFHGDKRGRTLGFPTANIKLKRRVSPVSGVYVVKATTRYGTHYGVANVGSRPTVAGIRQQLEVHLFDFESDLYGQTIEVAFLNKIRNEKKFDSIDELTKQIIEDSKQGRVYLNNLVL, encoded by the coding sequence ATGCAGTTAATACGTGGTATACACAATATTAAAACAGCTGATTTCGGCTGTGTATTAACTATTGGTAATTTTGATGGTGTACATTTAGGCCATCAACGCGTTATTTCAGCTCTGATTGAAAAAGCGAAAGCGTCAGGATTACCTGCCGTGGTTATGGTGTTTGAACCACAACCAAGAGAAGTGTTTACGCCTGATACGGCACCAGCCAGATTATCTCGATTAAGAGAAAAGTATCAACAGCTTGAAAAGCTAGGTGTCGACAAATTGTTATGCGTTAATTTTAACCTAGCTTTTGCGGCGCAATCCGCGAGTTATTTTGTTGAACACTTGCTGGTTGAAAAGATGGGCGTTAGACACCTAATTGTTGGTGATGACTTTCATTTTGGTAAGAATAGGCAAGGCAACTACCAGACGTTAGTAGATGCTGGTCAACGCTTTGGTTTTTCTGTGACAGATACTAAAAGTTTTATGCTATCTGACTGCAGAATTTCTAGTACCGAAATTAGGCAGGCGCTCGAAAAAGATGCGCTAAACGAAGCGCAGCAAATGCTTGGCAGGCCATACAGTATAATCGGCCGCGTATTTCATGGCGATAAACGTGGGCGTACCTTAGGCTTTCCAACGGCAAATATTAAGTTAAAACGTCGTGTTTCGCCGGTATCAGGTGTCTACGTGGTAAAGGCGACAACTCGTTATGGCACACATTATGGTGTTGCTAATGTTGGTTCGAGACCAACGGTTGCTGGTATTAGGCAACAATTAGAAGTACATTTGTTTGATTTTGAAAGTGATTTATATGGTCAAACCATCGAAGTTGCTTTTCTAAACAAAATCAGAAATGAGAAAAAGTTTGATTCGATAGACGAATTAACGAAACAAATTATAGAAGACAGTAAACAAGGTCGAGTATATCTCAATAACCTTGTTTTATAA
- the ileS gene encoding isoleucine--tRNA ligase: MSDYKHTLNLPDTEFPMRGNMANREPQMLKDWAAQDVYGQIRAAKKGKKSFILHDGPPYANGNIHLGHSVNKILKDIIVKAKTLSDFNAPYVPGWDCHGLPIELMVEKKVGKPGHKVSAADFRQKCREYAIKQVDGQREDFKRLGVFGDWENPYLTMNFDTEANIIRALGKIAENGHIQQGFKPVHWCTDCGSALAEAEVEYKDKQSPAIDVKFTAVDSDAVADLFSHPDGHAGEGDVSAVIWTTTPWTLPANRAVAIHPEVEYTLVQCEKDGEKFRLILASDLVADCMDRFSVDSYHALGFAKGEALELVQLKHPFYDFTVPVILGDHVTTDSGTGCVHTAPGHGVDDFSVGKKYDLEVANPVGANGVYLEDTPLFAGQHVFKANASVVDVLTEKGALLHHHAYEHSYPHCWRHKTPIIFRATPQWFISMDKNNLRKDSMAEIEKTQWIPDWGQSRIESMVEGRPDWCISRQRTWGVPIAFFIHKDTGALHPRSVELIEEVAQRVEKTGIQAWFDLEVEELLGEDAAEYVKVKDTLDVWFDSGVTHHSVINAREEFDDIADLYLEGSDQHRGWFMSSMMSSVAMNGKAPYRQVLTHGFTVDVNGHKMSKSLGNVITPSQITNKLGADILRLWVASVNYTQEITVSDEIFNRQADAYRRIRNTSRFLLANINGFNPETDSVAVEDMVALDAWVVDRAAQLQSEIIEAYDNYEFHQVVHKLMNFCTTELGGFYLDIIKDRQYTAKADGHARRSCQTAMYVIAEAMTRWMAPILSFTAQEIWSALPGERGDFVFTDVWYDGLTSNNASSLSNDDWQSLIQVRNEVNKVLELARKEKTVGKALEASVTLYVSDALAALVNKLGDELRFVLLTSEALVKPLSEAPQSAGTTELEGLAVAVAPASGKKCDRCWHVTTDVGSYEEHPLLCGRCVTNVDGEGEQREFA; the protein is encoded by the coding sequence ATGAGTGACTACAAACATACTTTAAATTTGCCAGATACTGAATTTCCCATGCGTGGAAATATGGCAAATCGCGAACCACAGATGCTGAAAGATTGGGCTGCACAAGATGTGTACGGCCAAATTCGTGCCGCGAAGAAAGGTAAGAAATCATTTATTTTGCATGATGGCCCTCCTTACGCCAACGGCAATATTCACTTAGGTCACTCAGTTAACAAGATACTTAAAGACATTATCGTTAAGGCTAAAACTTTATCAGACTTCAATGCACCTTATGTGCCTGGTTGGGATTGTCATGGTTTGCCGATTGAATTAATGGTTGAAAAGAAAGTGGGTAAGCCAGGACATAAAGTGTCGGCAGCTGACTTTCGCCAAAAATGTCGCGAGTACGCCATTAAACAAGTTGATGGCCAACGCGAAGATTTTAAACGTTTAGGTGTGTTTGGTGATTGGGAAAACCCATACTTAACAATGAATTTTGACACCGAAGCAAACATTATACGTGCATTAGGTAAAATCGCCGAAAATGGCCATATTCAGCAGGGCTTCAAACCTGTTCACTGGTGTACAGATTGCGGCTCAGCATTAGCAGAAGCGGAAGTAGAATATAAAGACAAGCAATCGCCAGCGATTGATGTGAAGTTTACAGCCGTTGATTCAGATGCCGTTGCAGACTTGTTTTCTCACCCTGACGGCCATGCTGGCGAAGGTGATGTATCTGCTGTTATTTGGACAACGACGCCATGGACATTGCCAGCTAACAGAGCTGTCGCAATCCACCCTGAAGTAGAATACACATTGGTTCAATGTGAAAAAGACGGTGAAAAGTTTAGACTCATCCTAGCATCAGACTTAGTTGCTGATTGTATGGACCGTTTTTCAGTAGACAGTTACCACGCACTTGGTTTTGCCAAGGGTGAAGCGCTTGAACTTGTGCAACTAAAACACCCATTTTACGACTTTACTGTGCCTGTTATTTTAGGTGACCATGTTACTACAGACTCTGGTACAGGTTGTGTTCACACAGCACCAGGTCACGGTGTAGATGACTTTTCTGTTGGCAAAAAATACGATTTAGAAGTTGCAAATCCAGTGGGCGCAAATGGTGTCTATCTCGAAGATACGCCATTGTTTGCAGGTCAACATGTGTTTAAAGCTAACGCGAGTGTTGTCGATGTGCTAACTGAAAAAGGCGCATTGTTGCACCATCATGCCTATGAGCATTCTTATCCGCATTGCTGGCGTCATAAAACGCCGATTATCTTCCGCGCTACGCCACAATGGTTTATTAGCATGGACAAAAATAATCTGCGTAAAGACTCAATGGCTGAGATCGAAAAAACACAGTGGATCCCAGACTGGGGACAAAGCCGAATCGAATCAATGGTAGAGGGCCGCCCAGATTGGTGTATTTCTCGTCAAAGAACGTGGGGTGTGCCGATTGCATTCTTCATTCATAAAGATACGGGTGCTCTACATCCTCGTTCAGTTGAGTTGATTGAGGAAGTGGCGCAGCGCGTTGAAAAGACAGGTATCCAAGCTTGGTTCGATTTAGAGGTTGAAGAGCTTTTAGGCGAAGATGCAGCAGAATACGTCAAAGTGAAAGATACCTTAGATGTTTGGTTTGATTCCGGTGTTACTCACCATTCTGTGATCAATGCTCGTGAAGAATTTGATGATATTGCAGACCTATATTTAGAAGGTAGTGACCAACATCGTGGTTGGTTTATGTCTTCTATGATGTCTTCCGTTGCGATGAATGGTAAAGCGCCATATAGACAAGTATTAACGCACGGTTTTACTGTAGACGTTAATGGCCACAAAATGTCGAAATCATTGGGTAATGTAATTACACCATCTCAAATCACTAACAAGCTTGGTGCTGATATTCTGCGTTTGTGGGTCGCGTCAGTAAACTATACGCAGGAAATTACCGTATCTGACGAAATATTTAACCGTCAGGCAGATGCTTATCGTCGTATTCGTAACACGTCACGATTCTTGTTGGCTAACATCAATGGCTTTAATCCAGAAACAGACAGTGTTGCAGTTGAAGACATGGTGGCACTTGATGCATGGGTTGTTGATAGAGCGGCTCAGCTTCAATCTGAAATTATCGAAGCCTACGACAACTACGAATTCCACCAAGTTGTCCACAAGCTAATGAATTTCTGTACTACGGAATTAGGTGGCTTCTATTTAGATATCATCAAAGATAGACAATACACCGCTAAGGCTGATGGACATGCGCGCCGTTCATGTCAAACAGCGATGTACGTTATTGCAGAAGCCATGACGCGTTGGATGGCACCTATTTTGTCTTTTACTGCGCAAGAAATATGGTCTGCTTTACCAGGAGAGAGAGGCGATTTCGTATTTACTGATGTTTGGTATGACGGTTTAACTTCTAATAACGCATCATCGTTAAGTAATGATGATTGGCAGTCGCTGATCCAAGTGCGCAATGAAGTAAATAAAGTTTTAGAGCTTGCTCGTAAAGAAAAAACTGTGGGCAAAGCGCTAGAAGCAAGCGTAACACTCTATGTAAGCGATGCATTAGCTGCGCTAGTGAACAAATTAGGTGACGAGTTACGTTTTGTACTACTGACCTCTGAAGCGCTTGTTAAGCCACTGTCAGAAGCACCACAATCAGCGGGCACTACAGAGCTAGAAGGGTTAGCTGTTGCAGTTGCTCCGGCGTCAGGTAAAAAATGCGACCGTTGTTGGCATGTGACAACTGATGTGGGTAGCTATGAAGAGCATCCATTATTATGCGGTCGTTGTGTAACAAATGTTGATGGTGAAGGTGAGCAACGCGAGTTCGCTTAA